One window from the genome of Parasteatoda tepidariorum isolate YZ-2023 chromosome 8, CAS_Ptep_4.0, whole genome shotgun sequence encodes:
- the LOC122268939 gene encoding ATP-dependent DNA helicase PIF1-like, translating into MIPRKAIEMIDRTFRDLLANEIPFGGKIIILGGDFRQVLPVVKKATHMQVINETIKYSFLWPFFEILHLTINMRVKAGNQEFANWLLTIGNGELLHLDASTPDLYCKDIISWFFEKIDCLNTNFINHIILSPQNDEVNKVNENILSRVPGEEVISYSIDKATLYGVDKSDGREEEATLRYSIEYLNSINLPGLPPHQLKLKVGCIVMLIRNISIVDGLCNGTRLTVLKIGKRVLTCQIATGNKNGSIVNLPRIELNTLSSNSSLPFVLYRRQFPVRLAYALTINKAQGQTFDKVGLYIERPIFSHGQLYVALSRCTTKENIKIFIKDDPVINNIVYREIL; encoded by the coding sequence ATGATTCCCAGAAAAGCAATAGAAATGATCGATAGAACTTTTCGTGATCTTCTAGCTAATGAGATACCATTTGGTGGTAAGATAATCATTTTAGGTGGAGATTTTCGACAAGTGTTACCTGTCGTTAAAAAAGCTACACATATGCAGGTTATTaatgaaactataaaatactCTTTTCTTTGGCCATTTTTTGAAATCCTCCATTTGACAATTAATATGAGAGTTAAAGCTGGTAACCAAGAATTTGCCAATTGGTTGTTGACAATTGGCAATGGAGAACTTTTACATCTTGATGCAAGCACTCCTGATCTTTATTGTAAAGATATCATTTCttggttttttgaaaaaatcgaTTGTCTTAATACTAACTTCATTAATCACATCATATTATCACCGCAAAATGATGAAGTTAacaaagttaatgaaaatattttatcacgtGTGCCAGGTGAAGAGGTTATAAGTTATAGTATTGATAAGGCCACACTATATGGAGTAGATAAATCAGACGGGAGAGAAGAAGAAGCTACTTTAAGGTAttctattgaatatttaaactcCATAAATCTCCCGGGACTGCCACCTCATCAGCTCAAATTAAAAGTTGGATGCATTGTAATGCTGATCAGGAACATATCTATTGTTGATGGCCTTTGCAATGGAACTCGATTGACTGTTCTTAAAATAGGGAAAAGAGTATTGACTTGCCAAATTGCTACTGGTAATAAAAATGGTAGTATTGTCAATCTTCCAAGAAtagaattaaatacattatcaAGTAATTCTTCCTTACCATTTGTGCTTTATCGACGACAATTTCCTGTTAGATTAGCTTATGCCTTAACAATTAATAAGGCCCAGGGCCAAACCTTCGATAAAGTTGGGCTATATATTGAACGGCCTATTTTTTCTCATGGTCAATTATATGTGGCATTGTCAAGATGCACAACGAAGgagaacattaaaatatttattaaagatgatCCTGTCATTAACAATATTGTATATAGAgaaatattataa